One part of the Sebastes fasciatus isolate fSebFas1 chromosome 8, fSebFas1.pri, whole genome shotgun sequence genome encodes these proteins:
- the slc9a8 gene encoding sodium/hydrogen exchanger 8: protein MIGVNYKVLLLSFLLLLVNPLQLNSLDVRERDAEGAAVNHKDTENQQLSTNHGKEGSHDPIDPQKDGQSVRSNDTDNYSNETLHSTTPAVKPTTPAPPTAKPILPVQTGVKAQEEEQSSGLTIFFSLLVIGICIILVHLLIKFKLHFLPESVAVVSLGILMGGFIKIIEFHELANWKEEEMFRPNMFFLLLLPPIIFESGYSLHKGNFFQNMGSICLFAVIGTAISAFIVGGGIYFLGQADVIYKMSMTDSFAFGSLISAVDPVATIAIFNALNVDPVLQMLVFGESILNDAVSIVLTNTAEGFFSRSDNSMVTGWETFLQALGYFLKMFFGSAALGTLTGLISALFLKHFDLRKTPSLEFGMMIIFAYLPYGLAEGIKLSGIMSILFAGIAMSHYTHHNLSPVTQILMQQTLRTMAFMCETCVFAFLGLSIFSFPHNFEISFVIWCIVLVLLGRAVNIFPLSFLLNFFRDHKITPKMMFIMWFSGLRGAIPYALSLHLNLEPIEKRQLIGTTTIIIVLFTILLMGGGTMPLIRIMDIEESQSRRKSKKDITLSKTEKMGNTIESEHLSELTEEEYEAHIYQRQDLKGFMWLDAKYLNPFFTRRLTQEDLLHGRIQMKTLTNKWYEEVRQGPSGSENDEDEAELL from the exons ATGATAGGTGTTAACTATAAGGTTTTGCTGCTGTCCTTTTTGCTGTTATTAGTAAACCCGTTGCAATTAAACTCGTTGGATGTGCGTGAGAGAGATGCGGAAGGAGCTGCTGTGAACCATAAGGATACTGAAAACCAGCAACTATCAACAAACCATGGAAAAGAAGGTTCACACGATCCAATCGACCCACAGAAAGATGGACAGTCTGTCAG GTCCAATGACACCGATAACTACAGCAACGAGACGCTCCACTCTACAACACCTGCTGTCAAGCCGACGACCCCGGCGCCCCCAACCGCCAAGCCCATCCTGCCCGTGCAGACAGGCGTCAAGGCCCAGGAAGAAGAGCAGTCTAGCGGACTGACCATATTCTTCAGCCTGCTGGTTATCG GTATCTGCATCATATTGGTGCACCTGCTTATCAAGTTCAAACTGCATTTTCTTCCAGAGAGTGTGGCCGTCGTGTCTCTTG GGATTCTAATGGGAGGCTTCATTAAGATCATCGAGTTCCATGAACTGGCCAACTGGAAG GAGGAGGAAATGTTCCGACCCAACATGTTCTTCCTTTTGCTGCTGCCGCCCATCATCTTCGAATCTGGATACTCTTTACACAAG GGTAACTTCTTCCAGAACATGGGCTCCATTTGTCTCTTTGCTGTGATCGGCACAGCTATCTCTGCTTTCATAGTCGGAGGAGGCATCTATTTCCTTGGCCAG GCTGATGTGATCTATAAGATGAGTATGACTGATAG CTTTGCCTTTGGCTCACTGATCTCAGCTGTGGACCCTGTAGCTACCATCGCCATCTTTAACGCCCTCAACGTGGACCCGGTCCTCCAGATGCTGGTGTTCGGTGAGAGCATCCTCAACGACGCCGTCTCCATTGTCCTCACGAA cacGGCAGAGGGGTTCTTTTCCCGCTCAGACAACTCCATGGTTACAGGCTGGGAGACTTTTTTGCAAGCGTTGGGTTATttccttaaaatgttttttggttCTGCTGCCCTGGGAACCCTCACTGGACTCATCTCGGCTCTT TTTTTAAAACACTTTGATCTGAGGAAGACTCCTTCACTGGAGTTTGGTATGATGATAATCTTCGCGTACCTTCCATACGGCCTGGCAGAAGGCATCAAGCTGTCTG GAATAATGTCCATCCTGTTTGCGGGAATCGCGATGTCTCACTACACCCATCACAACTTGTCTCCTGTCACCCAGATCCTCATGCAGCAGACACTGCGCACAATGGCCTTCATGTGTG AGACATGTGTGTTTGCCTTCCTTGGTCTCTCCATCTTCAGCTTCCCTCATAACTTTGAAATATCTTTCGTCATCTGGTGCATA GTCCTGGTTCTTCTCGGCCGAGCAGTGAACATCTTCCCTCTGTCATTCCTGCTGAACTTTTTCAGAGACCACAAGATCACACCCAAAATGATGTTCATCATGTGGTTTAGTG GTTTGCGAGGTGCTATCCCCTACGCGCTGAGCCTCCATCTGAACCTGGAGCCCATTGAGAAACGGCAACTCATTggcaccaccaccatcatcatcgtcCTCTTCACCATCCTCCTCATGGGGGGCGGGACCATGCCACTCATCCGCATCATGGACATTGAGGAAAGCCAGTCGCGGCGTAAGAGCAAGAAAGACATCACTCTCAGCAAGACAGAGAAAATG GGTAATACCATTGAGTCAGAGCACCTATCAGAGCTGACAGAGGAGGAGTACGAGGCTCATATCTACCAGAGACAAGATCTGAAGGGCTTTATGTGGCTTGATGCTAAATACCTCAACCCCTTCTTCACTCGCAGGCTCACCCAAGAG GACTTGTTACATGGCCGGATCCAGATGAAGACCCTGACCAACAAGTGGTATGAAGAAGTTCGCCAGGGACCCTCGGGCTCTGAGAATGACGAGGATGAAGCAGAACTTCTGTGA